A genomic region of Canis aureus isolate CA01 chromosome 16, VMU_Caureus_v.1.0, whole genome shotgun sequence contains the following coding sequences:
- the KRT23 gene encoding keratin, type I cytoskeletal 23, producing the protein MNSSHKFSQTPSGSLRGTGGSWGQLGSFPRAPSVHGGAGGVRISLSFSSPRCLPPGGPWGSRKGNSLPGASGKEVMQNLNDRLASYLDKVRALEEANEKLESLILKWHEQRDPGSKQNYSQYEENISHLQEQIMDGKLTNAQIILLIDNARMAVDDFSLKYENEHSFKKDLEIEVEGLRKTLDDMTIVTTDLEQEVEGMRKELILMKKRHEQEMKEHHMPNDFKVNVKVNTIPGEDLIKVLEDMRQEYEFIIKKKHQDLDTWYKEQAAAMAQEVASPATVQSSQSDIHELKRTFQALEIDLQAQHNRKSALENMLSETQSRYSCQLQDMQQIISHYEDELRQLRHDLERQHNEYKVLLGIKTHLEKEIATYQQLLEGESEGTMEESKSSVKATKIKAITQESVNGRIILSQVNEIEKYA; encoded by the exons ATGAACTCCAGCCATAAATTTAGCCAGACCCCCTCAGGCTCCCTCCGTGGCACAGGAGGCAGCTGGGGCCAGCTGGGGAGCTTCCCTCGGGCTCCCAGTGTCCatgggggggctgggggtgtcCGCATCTCCCTTTCCTTCAGCTCACCAAGGTGTCTGCCTCCTGGAGGGCCTTGGGGATCTAGAAAAGGCAATTCCCTCCCGGGTGCAAGTGGGAAGGAAGTGATGCAGAACCTCAATGACCGCCTGGCTTCCTACCTGGACAAGGTACGTGCCCTGGAGGAGGCCAACGAGAAGCTCGAAAGTCTCATCTTGAAGTGGCACGAGCAGAGAGATCCTGGCAGTAAGCAAAATTACTCCCAGTATGAGGAAAACATCAGCCACCTGCAAGAGCAG ATCATGGATGGCAAGCTGACCAACGCTCAGATCATTCTTCTCATTGACAATGCCAGGATGGCAGTGGATGACTTCAGCCTCAA GTATGAAAATGAACACTCCTTCAAGAAAGATCTAGAAATTGAAGTTGAAGGTCTCCGAAAGACCTTGGATGATATGACCATTGTCACAACAGATTTGGAACAGGAGGTTGAGGGGATGAGGAAAGAGCTTATCCTCATGAAGAAGCGACATGAGCAG gaaatgaaggaacaTCATATGCCAAATGACTTCAAGGTCAATGTGAAGGTGAATACAATTCCAGGAGAAGATCTGATTAAGGTCCTGGAGGATATGAGGCAGGAATatgaatttataataaagaaGAAGCATCAAGACTTGGACACTTGGTATAAAGAGCAG GCAGCAGCCATGGCCCAGGAGGTGGCCAGTCCAGCAACTGTGCAGAGTAGCCAAAGTGACATCCATGAACTGAAGCGCACTTTCCAGGCCCTGGAGATTGACCTGCAAGCACAGCACAACAGA AAATCTGCTTTAGAGAACATGTTATCAGAGACCCAGTCTCGGTACTCCTGCCAGCTCCAGGACATGCAACAGATCATCTCCCACTATGAGGATGAATTGAGGCAGCTGCGCCATGACCTGGAGCGTCAGCACAATGAATACAAGGTCCTCCTGGGCATCAAGACCCACCTAGAGAAGGAAATCGCCACCTACCAGCAGCTTctggagggagagagtgaggg GACAATGGAGGAATCGAAGTCAAGTGTTAAAG CAACAAAGATCAAGGCCATCACACAGGAGAGCGTCAATGGAAGAATAATTCTTTCTCAAGTGAATGAGATCGAAAAGTATGCATAA